The segment ACCTCGTTTTGCCGGTTGGTGGAATCATAATGAAAAAACACGCTTTAATATGCGTCAGCCATTCGATGTGATGGAAGGAGCAGAAGGTTGGCAATTATCTAACCCACCAATATTATCTATGGCAGCAATAAAAGCTTCTTTAGATCTATTTGATGAGGTTGGAATGGATGCTTTACGAGAAAAATCAGAAAAACTAACAGGTTATTTTGAGTTTTTAATTAATGAAATGAATTCTGATAATATTAAAATAATTACACCAACAAATCCAAAAGAACGAGGATGTCAATTATCGATTCAAGTAAAAAATGCCGATAAAAATTTACATAAAAAATTAACAGAAAATAATGTTATTACAGATTGGCGAGAGCCAGATGTTATACGTTGTGCGCCTGTACCATTATATACTTCTTTTGAAGACGTATATAGCATGGTGACTATTTTACAAACTTTATTGTAAAGTTGTTAAACTGAATTTATTTCAGTTTATTATTAAATGAAAAGGAAATTAAATAAAAAGTAAAAATGTCTTCTAGAGCATTTCCTTTCAATCAAAAATATTTTGACTGAAAGGAATAAGCGCAGTTCTCGAGAGGTTATTATTAGTTATCGACTGCGCTCGAACTGACAATTGAAAATATGAATAAAAAAGATAAAGTACTAATTATAGGAGCAGGTTTATGTGGAAGTTTACTCGCTTTAAGACTTGCACAAAGAGGTTTTAAAGTTGACGTTTATGAAAGCAGACCAGATTTAAGAACTACAGATATTTCTGCAGGAAGGTCTATTAACTTAGCATTGTCAGACAGAGGTTTAAAAGCCTTGCGTTTATGCGGAATGGAAGAGAAAGCAAGAGAAATATGTATTCCAATGTATGGCAGATTAATGCATGATACAAAAGGAAATACCTTTTCTTCTAATTATTCTGGTAGAGAAGGAGAATACATCAACTCAATTTCGCGTGGCGAATTAAACGGTATTTTATTAACGGAAGCAGAAAAACACGAAAATGTACACATCCATTTTAATCAAAAATGTAAAAATGTTGATATAGATAACGGAGTTGTACTTTTTGAAGATTACAAAACAAAAGAAGAATTTACAGTAAATGCAGCTGTTATTTTTGGAGCAGATGGTGCGGGTTCATCATTACGAAAAAGCTATGTTTCTGAACGTAAATTCTTATTTAGCTACTCTCAAAATTATTTAAATCACGGTTATAAAGAACTAGAAATTCCGGCAGATAAAAACGGAAATCATCAAATAAGTAAAGGACATTTACACATTTGGCCTCGTGGAGATTTTATGTTAATCGCCTTGCCAAATTTGGACGGCAGTTTTACCGTAACACTCTTTTTAAGTTATGATGAAGGTGAATTTAATTTCGAAAACTTAACATCTGAAGAAAAAATTACCGAATTTTTTGAGAA is part of the Polaribacter sp. SA4-10 genome and harbors:
- a CDS encoding NAD(P)/FAD-dependent oxidoreductase codes for the protein MNKKDKVLIIGAGLCGSLLALRLAQRGFKVDVYESRPDLRTTDISAGRSINLALSDRGLKALRLCGMEEKAREICIPMYGRLMHDTKGNTFSSNYSGREGEYINSISRGELNGILLTEAEKHENVHIHFNQKCKNVDIDNGVVLFEDYKTKEEFTVNAAVIFGADGAGSSLRKSYVSERKFLFSYSQNYLNHGYKELEIPADKNGNHQISKGHLHIWPRGDFMLIALPNLDGSFTVTLFLSYDEGEFNFENLTSEEKITEFFEKEFPDALALIPNIKEEFINNPTGPLGTIKCSPWSYEDKTLLIGDSSHAIVPFYGQGMNASFEDVVVFDEILNKDLGDWKTIFKAYQKARKHDTDAIADLAIDNFHEMKNHVANPLFKEKRKIEMDLEKAFPTEYFSKYSLVTFNEHIGYNEAMNRGRAQDKALLNMIADDAVHTNLELTKEELRVILDKVIIETNTLLEEDKIAGL